One segment of Solanum stenotomum isolate F172 chromosome 1, ASM1918654v1, whole genome shotgun sequence DNA contains the following:
- the LOC125853229 gene encoding uncharacterized protein LOC125853229 translates to MTSNIAESLNNINRIARRLPVISLLEFMRVTVQRWIHKHNDEAAKTKSELTKKYDFLLQKSIALSSSMRVIPSIVDMHVIVDGPKKYIVNLNTKMCSCGRFQNDEIPCGHGMAVLRYRRLHETEFCSTFYSLKNFQDAYVILVEPIPCESTWDIPSYISKPKLMLPGSKRMVGRPKLEPWKGFADVKFKRSKVTC, encoded by the exons ATGACTTCTAACATAGCCGAATCATTGAATAATATTAACAGGATAGCAAGGAGATTGCCGGTGATTTCACTTCTTGAATTTATGAGAGTAACAGTTCAAAGATGGATTCATAAGCACAACGATGAGGCTGCAAAAACTAAATCAGAGCTGacgaaaaaatatgattttctgCTTCAGAAAAGTATTGCTTTGTCTAGCAGTATGAGg GTAATACCATCAATTGTTGATATGCATGTTATTGTTGATGGACCAAAGAAGTACATAGTAAACTTAAACACCAAGATGTGTAGTTGTGGAAGATTTCAAAATGATGAGATACCATGTGGGCATGGAATGGCAGTTCTTAGATACAGAAGACTACATGAAACAGAATTCTGCTCTACTTTTTATAGCCTAAAGAATTTTCAAGATGCATATGTCATCCTTGTTGAACCTATTCCTTGCGAGAGTACATGGGATATACCAAGTTATATTTCAAAGCCTAAATTGATGCTACCCGGTTCAAAGAGAATGGTAGGAAGACCAAAACTTGAACCATGGAAGGGATttgctgatgtgaaattcaaaaggTCAAAAGTTACCT GTTAG